In Amyelois transitella isolate CPQ chromosome W, ilAmyTran1.1, whole genome shotgun sequence, the genomic stretch GGTTTTCTCAAAGCACAATCGGACAATCTACCGAAAATAGATGCATTTATGATGACATCATATTTTGCATCAAATCCCGATTTTACGAGCGCAGAGATCAGAGGAGTGAAAGCTGCaaggtaattattatgtaacataaaatattttagcccATAACatggatttttattaataaatgcatACATCAGTTCACTTATAATACACCAAAACATAACCTATACATATCCAGTTGTCATTGCTctgaaacttatatttttacgtctacaagataataatataagtacagtacatgttatattattaaagttcACTCAAGTATAATAACTTTGACTTTATTGATGTTTAATTGCTAATGCAAAACGTACTTTACTAATTCACACTATGCTGTACCTAAGTAAAGTATACTTACGTTAAAATGATCTTCACAACAATATAAACGCGATTTAGGAGATACATTATCCCTTCTCATCACCTTACACCACAGTTTTCGTATATTCGCATCGTCTGGAATacgaaaaaacaatttgtctgGTGTTTTTCGAGTAGTATTTGTGCACTTTGGTACTATACAGTACTTATAAGATGCCTTTTTGGCTTCTTCCatgattttaaagttatcaATACTGTAAATAAGTACGAAGTAACTGAAAAGTTCACAGTAAATAAACACTGAGAGTGCCGCGTGACGTCACGCAAAGCGCGCGCAAAATGACGGCGGTTGAACTGctcaaataaattcaaagttttaaatttcattttgaaaaatatctagACTTTTTTGaagcttaattatatttttttctacattacaatgaagtaaaatattgatttatgacaaaaaaaaaaaacatgaatatcCCCTATTGTAATTAGCGTAGCGGCAGCCCCTCGCCGGCCGCTCCTCCGCCCGTGCTCCCGGCCGCGTGCTGTCCGTCCACGCCGCTCGTCTCGGCGTGGCGGTCTGCCGCTTCCAGAGCCAGAGATAGCTCCACCGCTTTCTTATAATCTATCGTTCTCTCGGCAAAAATCCGAGATCTCAGTAGCTCGCTCGCTAGACCCGACACGAACTGGTCTCTGAGGTCCTCCTCGAGTCGGTTGCCGAAGTTACAAATGACGGCGAGATGTTGGAGTGCCTGGAGGTACTCGGTCAGAGATTCCCCTACTCGCTGTCTCCTCTGACGAAAGATATGTCTTTCGGCTAATTCTGACCGTTGCGGCTCGAGATGAACTTTGACCAGCTCCACGAGTTCTGTATAGGTCTTATCTTCCGGGTTGGCCGGCGTACACAAATCACACATTAAGCTATATGTCGCCTCGCCTACTACCGTTATTAATATCGACACTTTTAATTCCGGTTTGATTTCGTTAAACAGAATGAATTGATCAACACGTCTTACATAAGCCGGCCATTGTTTAGATGTTAGATCGAAAGGTTCGATTTTACCGATCGgcatggtatttttttttgataatttaaaaaaatttacaccaGAGATATAATTAAATCGATTTAACCCGAAATACgcttagaatttttatttaattcgaaaTAATAAGCAACCTCGTCGCCAGTGCTAAGTAATGAAACGCGGGTTGGAGTCTAACTGAATATATTTCATACTACCTCCAGTGTAAGTACAATATAAAATCGTGTATTTACGTTTAATACCTTACACAGATAATGCAGAACACTGTAAACTTTCCGACTGGTTGCAACAACGTGTGAACCCCAATGTAAGTTGTCCGTCCGTCCGTACCGTTACAAACCTGTTGCCGGCGTCCATGAAGATAACTGGAGAACCAAGAAATCACTGAAGAAGAGACGCTGCAACGGGAAAGGGTGGCTACAAGGATATCAATGTCAACTGTATTAAATGCGTTACTAAAGTctattaatactaaaattgTGACTTGTTTATGTTCCATGCCCGTTCTAGTGTCTTCTGTAACTCGAAAAAGTGCAGTAGTGGTACTATGCGCCGGCCTAAAACCagattgatatttgtttaaaaggtGGTTATCAAGTAGATGTTTTGATAACTGGTTAAAGGCAGATGCTTCTAGAACTTTCGAAGTATGGAGATAGGACGTATGTCATTCAGATGAGTAGGATCTGGGATTTTTGGGAGAGGACGTGCATAGGCCATGAGCCATGAAAGAGGAAAGCGATTTTCTGAGAAactgttattaataatatgggTGATGATAGGAAGGACATAAAAGAGGATTGGAATTAACATCACACGACTTATTTGATCTGGACCAACGGCATTAGAGGAGATGGAATGAATGATTTTGTATACGTCGTCTTCAGTGACAGCTGAGAATTCAAATGGCCTACCGTCGGAAGAAGGCGAAGCAAGATTAGAAGAGATCGAagctaattttatattttcatctaaAAGAGGAACTGAGGAAAAATGATTGTTAAGCTCATTCAAAGTGAAAGGGAATTTTGAACATGATTTCTGTACTTTACCTATACCCTGAGAGTTAAGAAATTTCCACATATTAGCTGGAGAAACATTTTCTATGCTGTCGGAGAAATATTGGCGTTTTGCATTTCTACAAAATCTATTGCAGAGATTCCTTGCAGCCTTATATAAGCACCAATTTTCGTTAGTACAATCCCGTTTAAACTTTCTAAAAACACGTTTTCTCATGGCGATACGTACCGCCTCCGTGATCCATGGTGCAGGAGGGCGCTTTATTTTGATGGCACGTACGGGAGCATTTTTATCGTACAGTGTTAACacttcattattaaaactaaaaaattttACATCCACTGTATTAGCCGACAAAACCTAGCTGCATCACATGTAAGagcatcattatttattttggaaaggcAACGGAGTTTCATTATGGTTGGTTTTGGTCTtggaactttaattttataggaaACGTAAATAAGATCGTGATGAGAGAATTCAGGAGCGGGCGCTTGACCATGATTGGCAACAAGGCCAGCTGAAGAGGTAATGATCAAGTCAAGCAGAGAGGGACCATGTTCTGTGAAGTGTGTTGAACTGGATGGTAAGATTGAGAAATTGACCGACTTGACAATACCCCGCAGCTTTTTGGCCCTGGAGTCATCCTTCATCAGACACGTATTGAAATCTCCTAGGATCAGATGGTGTGTGTAATCTGGAGCAACCGACTCAAGGAGAGATTCAAAGGcactgaaataattaatatttgaagagGGGCAATAGAATACTCCCAAAGCGGCTCCGACTCCCTTAAACGAGACctcaagaaatatatattcgcTGCTGGCGGTGTATTCAGAAGGTGATATAGCGAGCACACGGTAATGTATATCACTTCTTAAAAATATGGCAACGCCGCCTCCCCGGGATCCGACACGATCGTTTCGTATTAAGATAAAGCCAGGTAGCGAATAGCTAGTCGAAGGTAAATTTGGTTTCAACCAGGTTTCGGACACAAGAATTGCGCCAAGGTGCACAGAAGAAAACGTTTCAATGAAGTCTGTGTAATGCGCAGGAATGCTTTGTGCATTGATATGacacacattaaaattatatggaaAATTGTGGAAtgtattattaacaaaagCCCCCAAGGTCATTGTTGAATCACAGGAAACAAAACTTGAGTCACCAGATCCCTCAGCAGAGCAGAAGGTTtcggataaaaaatattatcacattGCTGCattgtatatagataaatgggataatttaaaaataataaataataaaagtataaaaatattaatattaatatattatgtatgtagggtgGAGTTTTAAGTCTATTCCTGCACAACCTGCCGGCCGGACCTGATAactaatacaaattttattataaggtcTATGATAAATTGGTTCAAGcagataaagaaaaataaagaaactcaaacatgaaacaaaaaacattatgTACACACCAAAAGACAAGTCTCGAGTGTATGGCGGGCTTTATAACGATTGGATtcattcataataaattaacacattttataataaattaccaaaaagtgttcttgaaatgaatgatagaaaattcaaacaatatattaaagttgagctttgtaggaaagcctattacagcacggatgattatattaatgataaacatgtgtggcccgagctggacataatggcctcttaaatgcttgtgtatttttgacatgatcttgacataatttgtacagtatgtacatattttattttatatttattttatttgacgaaatatttttattgacataatcagttctacattcatacatgttttttaatgtagacaatgtgcattcgtccacgatttagatttaagagatctatatttgtaaattgacgtcctatgaaaatgctgcagtgtagtttgttccgccgcttcttctacacatgcgctttggaagcggtagtagttataattagatttaagttatgtgacgtcaataagtgataccttgtatccaattttgaaaataaatctattgtattgtattgttttgttttgttttgttttgttttgttttgttttgttttgttttgttttgttttgttttgttttgttttgttttgttttgttttgttttgttttgttttgttttgttttgttttgttttgttttgttttgttttgtattgtattgtattgtattgtattgtattgtattgtattgtattgtattgtattgtattgtattgtattgtattgtattgtattgtattgtattgtattgtattgtattgtattgtattgtattgtattgtattgtattgtattgtattgtattgtattgtattgtattgtattgtattgtattgtattgtattgtattgtattgtattgtattgtattgtattgtattgtattgtattgtattgtattgtattgtattgtattgtattgtattgtattgtattgtattgtattgtattgtattgtattgtattgtattgtattgtattgtattgtattgtattgtattgtattgtattgtattgtattgtattgtattgtattgtattgtattgtattgtattgtattgtattgtattgtattgtattgtattgtattgtattgtattgtattgtattgtattgtattgtattgtattgtattgtattgtattgtattgtattgtattgtattgtattgtattgtattgtattgtattgtattgtattgtattgtattgtattgtattgtattgtattgtattgtattgtattgtattgtattgtattgtattgtattgtattgtattgtattgtattgtattgtattgtattgtattgtattgtattgtattgtattgtattgtattgtattgtattctattctattctattctattctattctattctattctattctattctattctattctattctattctattctattctattctattctattctattctattctattctattctattctattctattctattctattctattctattctattctattctattctattctattctattctattctattctattctattctattctattctattctattctattctattctattctattctattctattctattctattctattctattctattctattctattctattctattatattgccgtgtggttcccggcaccaatagaaaaaagaataggaccactccatctctttcccatggatgtcgtaaaaggcgactaagggataggcttacaaacttgggattcttttttaggcgacaggctagcaacctgtcactatttgaatctcaattctatcattaagccaaatagctgaacgtggcctttcagtcttttcaagactgttggctctgtctaccccgtaagggatatagacgtgatgatatgtatgtatgtatgtatgtctattctattctattccaaaGTGTATGACGgttactttaaaaagaaaattgacatTTGACAACTGACGCCTGTCATTAAGACAGGAAAACGACGGATGTcagatcaaaaaaaaaacagaaacaaaacTACCTACATCAGTTATCAGTAACTAAGAGAAAACTAGGAATTTACCCACTcgcaatttaataaaatatagtggaCCAACCATCATCGAAATACAGAATTAATAAGCACCGCGTGAATACATACACAGGGAGATGGAAGTGAAAAGAGGCCAACAGACTCAGTTTGTATGCGGAGGTGGTGGCAACTTAGATTTGACCGCCTGTGTCTGCCGTCGGGTCATATTCCTACTGCCGTCGACGAGCCCTGATCACTGCATATCTCCTCTCCTGGAAATCGCTTGATTAAAGCATTTAGCTCACCTTCGGTTGTGATCTTAGCACGCTCACTAGTTGTGATCTTAATATTGATAACTCCATCGAGAGTCCAACAGTGCTTCATACCGAAATGTCGTCGAGCCGCTAAGAACACGCTTTGCCTTGTGTGTGTGAGAAATTCGGCAATACTAATTTTAGTACCTTTTTATGCTGTTTTTTGGGTTCCATATATCAGATTTGATCTTCAGAGAGCAGAGACTCACTAATATTGGACGAGCTCGGTCTGGCCTTTTAGTTCCAATACGGTGACAGATCTTTATTTGTGCGCTTGAATCtgttaacttaaatttatcagCAAGAAGATCACTCACTATTACCTTGATATTTTCATTGGGAACTTCTGTGACACCATTTAGCACCAGCACTTTCCGTCAGCCTCTCATCTCCAAGGAGTCCACTCTGCAGCCTAAATCCTTTATTTGCTGttgcaaattttgaaaaatggaataaacactgaatagaatagaataatttattttcaaaattggatacaaggtatcacttattgacgtcacatcacttaaatctaattataactactaccgcttccaaagcgcatgtatagaagaagcggcggaacaaactacactgcagcattttcatcggacgtcaatgtacaaatatagatctcttaaatctaaatcatggacgaatacacattgtctacattaaaaaacatgaatgaatgtagaactagttatttcaatacgaattcgatatttcgtcaaataaataaagataaaataaaatatgtacacactgtacaaattatgtcatcaccatgtcaaaaatgcacaagcatttaagaggccattatgttaagctcgggccacacatgtttatcattaatataatcatccgtgctgtaataggctttcctacaaagctcatctttaatgtactttttgaattttctatcattcatttcaagaacactttttggtaatttattataaaatcttatacaattaatcagaaataatttccctaccttagccagccgatgcgctgggatcgacaacttgtaattgttccgcagtactagtacattcacctacttttttgaaagcgtctaagtttttcctaacatgcataatgttatcaaaaatgtattgtgagggcaatgttaaaatattaaggggtTTGAAACAATCTCTAAGtgaatctctttgttttaaGCCGTAGATGgctcgaattgccctttttgtagaatgaaaatagtttgtatgtctgctgctgctccccaaagcagtagaccataagacattaaactatgaaaataactaaaatatactaacttagcagttgccacatctgtcaaatgcctaatacgacgaatagcgtaggctgcagaactaagccttttagaaagttttaaaatgtgagcattccatttcaaatttgaatctaatgttattcctaagaa encodes the following:
- the LOC132904062 gene encoding uncharacterized protein LOC132904062; amino-acid sequence: MPIGKIEPFDLTSKQWPAYVRRVDQFILFNEIKPELKVSILITVVGEATYSLMCDLCTPANPEDKTYTELVELVKVHLEPQRSELAERHIFRQRRQRVGESLTEYLQALQHLAVICNFGNRLEEDLRDQFVSGLASELLRSRIFAERTIDYKKAVELSLALEAADRHAETSGVDGQHAAGSTGGGAAGEGLPLR